From Paenibacillus physcomitrellae, the proteins below share one genomic window:
- a CDS encoding MFS transporter: MNASVQQHKNIPGWLSFLLAVSCGIIVANLYYAQTLVGPISEATGLSASAAGLIVTITQIGYVLGLLFIVPLSDILENRSLSVGSLVIVVAALLVATFVRNSGLFLAASLVIGLGSVVAQILVPYATYLSSDEQRGRVVGNVMSGLLLGIMFARPVASFVASLLGWQAIFAISAVLVAVLALVLARVLPKRLPTHSLSYGQLVVSLGTLFKNTPILRRRAFYQACLFGSFSLFWTVVPLHLADEFGISQQGIAWFALAGVGGAVAAPICGRLADRGMSRVLTAVALIVAVLSFLLAILVQGHSFVALLLLVIAAITLDMAVSGNLVLGQRAIFSIGSEARGRLNGLFMSIFFIGGAIGSSVGGWAYSHGGWKLAALIGMILPVIALLYYLTERKPLGSKVEES, from the coding sequence ATGAACGCTTCAGTACAACAGCACAAAAACATTCCCGGCTGGCTGTCTTTTTTATTGGCCGTCTCGTGCGGAATTATCGTCGCTAACCTTTATTATGCGCAGACTCTGGTGGGTCCAATCAGTGAAGCTACAGGACTTTCCGCTTCAGCGGCAGGACTGATCGTGACCATCACGCAGATCGGTTATGTGCTTGGACTTTTGTTTATCGTCCCGCTTAGCGACATATTGGAGAACCGGAGCTTATCCGTCGGGTCGTTGGTGATCGTCGTGGCGGCGCTGCTTGTAGCCACCTTTGTCCGCAACTCGGGGTTGTTTCTGGCCGCCTCGCTGGTGATTGGCTTAGGTTCAGTTGTTGCTCAGATTCTGGTGCCTTATGCCACATACCTGTCTTCTGACGAGCAAAGAGGCCGGGTTGTCGGCAATGTCATGAGCGGACTGCTGCTCGGCATCATGTTTGCCCGCCCGGTCGCCAGCTTTGTTGCCAGCCTGCTGGGGTGGCAGGCTATCTTTGCGATCTCTGCTGTTCTGGTAGCGGTGCTTGCCCTTGTGCTGGCACGGGTGCTGCCAAAACGCCTGCCAACCCATTCGTTGAGTTACGGGCAGCTTGTTGTCTCTTTGGGCACGCTTTTCAAGAATACGCCGATTTTGCGCCGGCGCGCTTTCTACCAAGCCTGCCTGTTCGGTTCGTTCAGTCTCTTCTGGACGGTTGTTCCGCTGCATTTGGCTGATGAATTCGGCATTTCGCAGCAGGGCATTGCCTGGTTTGCACTCGCCGGTGTCGGCGGAGCGGTCGCCGCTCCGATTTGCGGCCGGTTAGCCGACAGAGGGATGTCCCGTGTCTTAACCGCTGTCGCTTTAATTGTAGCCGTATTGTCTTTCCTGTTGGCAATTCTGGTACAGGGTCATTCCTTTGTCGCTCTGCTGCTGCTTGTCATTGCTGCCATCACGCTGGACATGGCGGTTTCCGGCAACCTGGTGCTCGGACAACGGGCCATTTTCTCCATCGGCAGCGAGGCCAGAGGCCGGTTGAACGGTTTGTTCATGTCGATCTTCTTCATTGGTGGAGCCATCGGCTCATCCGTGGGCGGCTGGGCTTATTCGCACGGCGGATGGAAGTTAGCGGCCTTAATCGGCATGATCCTGCCGGTCATCGCTTTGCTTTATTACCTGACGGAGAGAAAACCGCTGGGGAGCAAGGTGGAGGAAAGCTGA
- a CDS encoding TrmH family RNA methyltransferase has product MQIESTQNSRVKEWSSLLEKKHRDKHRKFIVEGVHLVQEALKAHADIECVAFSLERGIPSELARAAADSLGVEWIGVSEAVIAKCTDTKTPQPVFAVIRKENVPPARLFEQPDSLVVVLDGVQDPGNVGTIIRSADAVGAAGVVIGRGSADVYGPKVIRSTMGSLFHLPIVEGDLKELLPQAKERGVRIAGTSLQSARSCYEYDFTGAKWLVFGSEGGGLSKDTLALLDDAVIIPMKGRAESLNVAMAASVLLFEASRQRDFKG; this is encoded by the coding sequence ATGCAAATTGAATCGACCCAGAACAGCCGGGTGAAGGAATGGAGCTCGCTGCTGGAGAAAAAACACCGCGATAAACACCGCAAATTTATCGTTGAAGGTGTTCATTTGGTTCAGGAGGCGCTGAAAGCGCACGCTGACATAGAGTGCGTAGCCTTCTCGCTGGAGCGCGGAATTCCATCCGAGCTGGCGCGCGCGGCAGCCGATTCGCTGGGCGTCGAATGGATCGGCGTCTCGGAGGCGGTCATCGCTAAATGTACGGACACCAAAACGCCGCAGCCTGTCTTTGCCGTGATCCGCAAGGAGAACGTCCCGCCGGCCCGGCTGTTTGAGCAGCCGGACAGCCTGGTTGTCGTGCTGGACGGCGTGCAGGACCCCGGCAACGTCGGGACGATTATCCGCAGCGCAGACGCTGTCGGCGCGGCCGGCGTAGTCATCGGGCGCGGCAGCGCCGATGTGTACGGACCCAAGGTCATTCGATCGACGATGGGTTCGCTTTTTCACCTTCCGATTGTGGAGGGGGATTTGAAAGAGCTGCTCCCGCAGGCGAAAGAGCGGGGCGTACGCATCGCCGGGACAAGCCTGCAGTCTGCGCGCAGCTGTTATGAATATGATTTTACCGGAGCCAAGTGGCTCGTGTTCGGCAGTGAAGGCGGGGGACTGTCCAAGGACACGCTGGCGCTGCTGGATGATGCGGTCATCATCCCGATGAAAGGCCGGGCCGAATCGCTGAACGTGGCGATGGCTGCGTCGGTGTTGCTGTTCGAGGCTTCGCGGCAGCGGGATTTTAAGGGATAA
- a CDS encoding potassium channel family protein, whose amino-acid sequence MSKKQFAVIGMGRFGISVAKSLSQMGFDVLAIDSDENRTQAIANLVTHAVSADSTDEEALRALGIRNFDVVVVAIGQDIQSSILTTLILKDLGGPVIVAKAQNELHGKVLSKIGADKVIHPERDMGLRVAHHLTSPNIIDYIEISEEYSILELKATPSMIGKNLIELNVRAKYRCNVMAIKKEGGKQMNISPDANDRLNSDDILVVVGQKDDLVKLELAMTQGK is encoded by the coding sequence ATGTCAAAAAAACAGTTTGCCGTTATCGGTATGGGGCGGTTTGGAATAAGCGTGGCCAAGTCGTTAAGCCAAATGGGATTTGATGTGCTGGCCATTGATTCGGATGAAAATAGAACGCAAGCCATAGCGAACCTGGTTACGCATGCGGTCTCCGCAGATTCCACGGATGAGGAAGCGCTGCGGGCGCTGGGGATTCGTAACTTTGACGTCGTGGTTGTTGCTATTGGACAGGATATACAGTCGAGTATTTTGACAACGTTAATTCTGAAAGATCTGGGCGGACCCGTTATTGTTGCTAAAGCGCAAAATGAGCTGCACGGCAAGGTTCTGTCCAAGATCGGTGCAGATAAAGTCATCCATCCGGAGCGGGATATGGGCCTTCGGGTTGCCCATCATTTGACTTCCCCGAACATTATCGATTACATCGAAATTTCCGAAGAATACAGCATCTTGGAGCTGAAGGCGACGCCTTCCATGATCGGCAAGAACCTGATCGAGCTGAATGTCCGGGCCAAATACCGCTGTAATGTCATGGCGATCAAAAAAGAAGGCGGCAAACAGATGAACATTTCCCCGGATGCCAATGATCGTTTGAACAGCGACGATATTTTGGTAGTTGTCGGGCAGAAGGATGATCTGGTGAAGCTGGAACTGGCGATGACCCAAGGGAAATAG
- the sspI gene encoding small acid-soluble spore protein SspI — MAIMMSLREAVMHKMHGNDLQGLRSMIEGSIHAQEAALPGLGVAFELIWQKIDKAKQDELVAVLDSALKASSASK, encoded by the coding sequence ATGGCTATTATGATGAGCTTGAGAGAAGCGGTCATGCATAAAATGCACGGCAACGATCTTCAAGGTCTGCGTTCGATGATTGAAGGATCTATTCATGCCCAGGAAGCGGCCCTGCCCGGCCTTGGCGTAGCTTTCGAGCTGATCTGGCAGAAAATCGACAAAGCCAAACAAGACGAACTTGTCGCCGTTTTGGACAGCGCGTTAAAAGCTTCTTCCGCATCGAAGTAA
- a CDS encoding peptide chain release factor 3, translated as MNKALNVLQQEVDKRRTFAIISHPDAGKTTLTEKLLLFGGAIRLAGSVKARKASKHATSDWMEIEKQRGISVTSSVMQFDYKGHRINILDTPGHQDFSEDTYRTLTAADSAVMLIDVAKGVEPQTIKLFQVCAKRGIPIFTFINKLDREGRSPFELMEELENVLGIRSVPMNWPIGMGRELSGVYDRMKNQVELFQGDDHSTIQVKKVDGYEDKVIGEIAGEYLHDQLCQDLELLDVAGDPFDYDKVMRGELTPVFFGSAVNNFGVQTFLENFLELAPKPEPRRSTAGLVEPTDEKFSGYVFKIQANMNPAHRDRIAFLRIVSGKFERGMTVKHVRAGKDIKLAQPQQFLAQDRDIVNEAYPGDIIGLFDPGIFRIGDSLSEKSEIVFDELPTFSPEIFAKVSIKNALKSKQFQKGIDQLTEEGMIQVFRTVSFDDILLGVVGQLQFEVFEYRMKGEYGVDVQLQRMPYQFARWIVMDKVDPSKFRINSVLVKDKKENYVVLFENEYAMRTAMEKLPEAKFLETAP; from the coding sequence ATGAACAAAGCTTTGAATGTGCTGCAGCAAGAGGTGGACAAACGCCGTACGTTTGCCATCATCTCTCACCCGGATGCGGGTAAAACGACCCTTACGGAAAAACTGCTGCTGTTCGGCGGAGCCATCCGTCTGGCGGGTTCGGTTAAAGCAAGAAAAGCCAGCAAACACGCAACCAGTGACTGGATGGAAATCGAGAAGCAGCGGGGGATCTCCGTTACGTCTTCGGTGATGCAGTTTGATTATAAAGGACATCGGATCAACATTCTGGATACGCCGGGTCACCAGGACTTCAGTGAGGACACTTACCGGACTTTGACGGCTGCGGACAGCGCGGTCATGCTTATTGACGTGGCAAAAGGCGTCGAGCCTCAAACGATCAAGCTGTTCCAGGTGTGCGCGAAACGCGGCATTCCGATCTTTACGTTTATTAACAAACTCGACCGTGAAGGCCGCAGCCCCTTTGAACTGATGGAAGAGCTGGAGAACGTGCTCGGCATCCGCTCCGTGCCAATGAACTGGCCGATCGGCATGGGCCGTGAGCTTTCCGGCGTCTACGACCGGATGAAGAATCAGGTCGAATTGTTCCAGGGCGATGATCACTCCACGATTCAGGTTAAGAAAGTGGATGGATACGAAGATAAGGTAATCGGTGAAATTGCGGGCGAATACCTGCACGATCAGCTGTGCCAGGATTTGGAGCTGCTGGACGTGGCGGGCGATCCGTTTGATTATGACAAGGTTATGCGCGGTGAATTGACGCCCGTCTTCTTCGGCAGTGCGGTCAACAACTTCGGCGTGCAGACGTTCCTGGAGAACTTCCTGGAGCTGGCGCCCAAACCGGAGCCGCGCAGAAGTACGGCCGGTTTGGTAGAGCCGACGGACGAGAAGTTCAGCGGCTACGTCTTCAAGATTCAGGCTAACATGAACCCGGCGCACCGCGACCGGATCGCATTCCTGCGGATCGTGTCCGGCAAGTTCGAGCGGGGCATGACGGTCAAACATGTCCGCGCGGGCAAGGACATCAAGCTGGCCCAGCCGCAGCAGTTTCTGGCGCAGGACCGTGACATCGTGAATGAAGCCTATCCGGGCGACATTATCGGTTTGTTTGATCCGGGCATCTTCCGGATCGGTGACTCTTTGAGCGAAAAAAGCGAGATCGTCTTTGACGAGCTGCCGACGTTTTCGCCGGAGATTTTTGCCAAGGTCAGCATCAAAAACGCGCTGAAATCGAAGCAGTTCCAGAAAGGGATCGACCAGCTGACGGAGGAAGGCATGATTCAGGTGTTCCGGACGGTCAGCTTCGACGATATTCTGCTTGGCGTAGTCGGCCAGCTGCAGTTCGAGGTGTTCGAATACCGGATGAAAGGCGAATACGGCGTGGACGTGCAGCTTCAGCGCATGCCTTACCAGTTCGCCCGCTGGATCGTAATGGATAAAGTGGACCCTTCGAAATTCCGGATTAACTCGGTGCTTGTGAAGGACAAGAAAGAGAACTATGTGGTTCTGTTCGAAAACGAATACGCCATGCGCACGGCAATGGAGAAACTTCCGGAAGCGAAGTTCCTGGAAACCGCGCCTTGA
- the zwf gene encoding glucose-6-phosphate dehydrogenase has product MADNQNVEALQTPGTAFFIFGATGDLAHRKLYPAIYSLYREGKIAEDFAVIGVARRPRTPEQFRNDLRESITEFCRYKIKDEEEWNRFAEHFEYKSLDINNLDGYVELKQHTEALEQKFNIPGNRLFYLALAPELFSSVSLNLKKGGMLDSEGWHRLVIEKPFGYDLPSAEKLNAELNEVFKEEEIYRIDHYLGKEMVQNIEVIRFANAFFEPLWNNKHIANVQITLSETVGVEERGGYYDHAGALRDMGQNHMLQMLTMIAMEPPSRLLAEDIRDEKVKVLRSLRHYNTNEEVGENVVRAQYTAGEKGGKKLPGYREEDKVDPNSNTETYFAARLFVDNFRWAGVPFYIRTGKRLPVKTTEVVVEFKNMPNNVYLGQKHSLEPNLLVIRVNPMEGIYIKINAKNPGTESEIKPTAMEFCQSCLVGINSPEAYERLLHDAANGDSTYFTRWDEVATAWSFIDKIAKSWKEGTPKLETYPAGTWGPQATHELLAKDGFKWWPVNGQEEDNVIWLKPVE; this is encoded by the coding sequence ATGGCTGATAATCAAAATGTTGAAGCGCTGCAAACGCCGGGAACAGCCTTTTTTATCTTTGGGGCCACCGGGGATTTGGCGCACCGCAAGCTTTATCCTGCAATTTATTCACTGTACCGCGAAGGGAAAATAGCCGAGGATTTTGCGGTTATTGGCGTAGCACGCCGTCCCCGCACTCCTGAACAGTTCAGGAACGATCTGCGGGAATCCATTACGGAGTTCTGCCGGTACAAAATCAAAGACGAGGAAGAATGGAACCGTTTTGCCGAGCATTTTGAGTACAAATCGCTGGATATTAACAATTTGGACGGTTATGTGGAACTCAAGCAGCATACGGAAGCACTGGAGCAAAAGTTTAACATTCCGGGCAACCGCTTGTTCTATCTCGCGCTGGCACCGGAACTGTTCAGCAGCGTATCGCTGAATCTGAAGAAAGGCGGTATGCTGGACAGCGAGGGCTGGCATCGTCTCGTGATTGAGAAGCCGTTTGGTTATGATCTGCCTTCGGCCGAGAAGCTCAACGCGGAATTAAATGAAGTGTTTAAGGAAGAAGAAATTTACCGTATTGACCATTATCTTGGCAAAGAGATGGTTCAGAATATTGAAGTGATCCGTTTCGCGAATGCGTTCTTTGAGCCGCTGTGGAACAACAAACATATTGCGAACGTGCAGATTACGCTCAGCGAAACGGTAGGCGTCGAGGAACGGGGCGGATATTACGATCATGCAGGGGCGCTGCGCGACATGGGGCAGAACCATATGCTGCAGATGCTCACGATGATTGCGATGGAACCGCCAAGCCGGCTGCTGGCCGAGGACATCCGCGACGAGAAGGTTAAGGTGCTGCGCTCGCTTCGCCATTATAATACGAACGAAGAAGTTGGCGAGAACGTCGTGCGCGCCCAATATACAGCCGGGGAGAAAGGCGGCAAGAAGCTGCCGGGTTACCGGGAGGAAGACAAGGTGGACCCGAATTCCAATACGGAAACGTATTTTGCTGCCCGGCTGTTCGTCGATAATTTCCGCTGGGCCGGTGTGCCGTTCTATATTCGGACGGGCAAACGCCTGCCGGTGAAGACAACGGAAGTGGTTGTGGAATTCAAGAACATGCCGAATAACGTTTATTTGGGGCAAAAGCATTCGCTCGAGCCGAACCTGCTGGTGATCCGGGTCAACCCGATGGAAGGCATTTATATCAAAATCAATGCCAAAAATCCGGGCACGGAGTCCGAGATCAAGCCAACGGCGATGGAATTCTGCCAAAGCTGCCTGGTCGGCATTAACTCGCCGGAAGCTTATGAACGGCTGCTTCATGATGCGGCTAACGGCGATTCGACGTATTTTACCCGCTGGGATGAAGTGGCGACCGCCTGGTCGTTTATCGATAAAATCGCGAAGTCCTGGAAAGAAGGGACGCCTAAGCTGGAAACTTATCCGGCCGGTACTTGGGGACCGCAGGCTACCCATGAGCTGCTGGCTAAGGACGGCTTCAAATGGTGGCCGGTGAACGGTCAGGAGGAAGACAACGTCATTTGGCTGAAGCCGGTGGAATAA
- a CDS encoding Gfo/Idh/MocA family protein, whose product MVKFSLIGGAGFRAQYFLRIAKALPDRFHVSGMVVRDEAKGRQMEAEWGTSTYRTLDELLAKETPDFVVVAVGGSSGSEYLLKLAELGVPVLAETPPASDLNELEALLDRAASLNARIQVAEQYQFHPVQQARLALLRSGKLGRITEATVSISHMYHGVSLIRRMLGKSFEEVRIKAMRFDSEWVQGPSRSGPPQVDQIVAMQRDLAWLDFGDALGIYDFTKDQHRSWIRSNHLSVRGERGEIFDQRVLLQPEDLIPRQLELKRVNKGEYENQEGYFLQGILCGEEWLYTNPFAPARLYDDEIAIAACLQQMADYISGGPAFYGLEEAAQDCYLGWQIERAIRTGEMVTAVKPSWGRSLS is encoded by the coding sequence ATGGTCAAATTCAGCCTGATTGGCGGCGCCGGGTTCAGGGCCCAATATTTTCTGCGAATTGCTAAAGCTTTGCCGGACCGTTTCCACGTCAGTGGCATGGTCGTGCGGGATGAAGCCAAAGGCAGACAAATGGAGGCCGAATGGGGAACATCCACTTATCGTACATTGGATGAACTGCTGGCGAAGGAAACGCCGGATTTTGTCGTTGTGGCCGTGGGCGGGAGCAGCGGCAGCGAATATTTGCTGAAGCTCGCCGAGCTTGGCGTGCCGGTGCTGGCCGAAACGCCGCCGGCTTCGGATTTGAATGAGCTGGAGGCCTTATTGGATCGGGCTGCTTCCTTAAATGCCCGTATTCAGGTGGCCGAGCAGTACCAGTTCCATCCGGTTCAGCAGGCAAGGCTGGCGCTGCTCCGCTCGGGGAAATTAGGACGAATCACGGAGGCGACCGTTTCAATTTCCCATATGTATCACGGCGTCAGCCTCATCCGGCGTATGCTCGGCAAGTCTTTTGAAGAAGTGAGGATCAAAGCGATGCGTTTTGATTCGGAGTGGGTGCAGGGGCCGAGTCGCAGTGGCCCGCCGCAGGTTGACCAAATCGTCGCTATGCAGCGGGATTTAGCCTGGCTGGATTTCGGGGATGCGCTCGGCATTTATGATTTCACGAAGGATCAGCACCGCTCCTGGATTCGTTCCAATCATTTATCGGTGAGGGGCGAACGCGGCGAAATCTTTGACCAGCGGGTGCTGCTTCAGCCGGAGGACCTGATCCCCCGGCAGCTGGAGCTGAAACGGGTCAACAAAGGCGAATATGAGAATCAGGAAGGGTATTTCCTTCAAGGCATCCTGTGCGGAGAGGAGTGGCTTTATACGAATCCGTTCGCTCCCGCCAGATTATACGATGATGAAATCGCGATTGCGGCCTGTCTGCAGCAAATGGCCGATTATATCAGCGGAGGGCCGGCTTTCTACGGGCTTGAAGAGGCGGCGCAGGACTGTTACCTTGGATGGCAGATCGAACGGGCGATCCGGACGGGCGAGATGGTAACGGCGGTGAAGCCGAGCTGGGGGCGTTCATTGTCCTAA
- a CDS encoding Gfo/Idh/MocA family protein gives MIKVGIIGTGKIAETHLKAYAEFSERCRVVALANPGMDKAAALRDRFGLDCRLVQDYRELLRDGELDLVSICAPPHLHAEIAVNCLEAGVHVLIEKPMAMSLAECDRMLEAQASSGRLLSVVGQERFVDKNVKLKAVLESGLIGRIVHAQVESYWWRGRSYYDVWWRGSWEREGGGCTLNHGVHHMDLLQWMMGMPRSVQAVMSNTSHPNSELEDLSIAVFVYDGGALAQMTSSVVHHGEERQMVFQGERARVSAPWKVYASQELEDGFPVRHPKLEEEIEQFAGESETLKYDAHTGQVDDVLTAIENGSLKVLIDGHEGRKTLELITAVYEAAITGGRVELPLSPDSRFYTREGFLAAVSAYPLPERPKMSAPKASAIPANAESGGEA, from the coding sequence ATGATCAAGGTTGGGATTATCGGCACCGGCAAAATTGCAGAGACACATTTGAAAGCGTATGCAGAATTTAGTGAACGCTGCCGGGTTGTAGCGCTTGCCAATCCCGGTATGGACAAAGCGGCGGCTTTGCGGGATCGGTTCGGACTGGACTGCAGGCTGGTTCAGGATTATCGGGAGCTGCTGCGGGACGGGGAACTCGATCTGGTCTCCATCTGCGCGCCGCCGCATTTGCATGCGGAGATCGCGGTGAACTGCCTGGAAGCAGGCGTTCATGTGCTGATCGAGAAGCCGATGGCGATGTCTCTCGCCGAATGCGACCGGATGCTGGAGGCTCAGGCTTCGTCCGGGCGTCTGCTGTCGGTAGTCGGACAGGAACGGTTCGTGGACAAGAACGTGAAGCTGAAAGCGGTGCTGGAATCCGGTCTGATCGGCCGGATTGTGCATGCCCAGGTAGAGTCCTACTGGTGGCGCGGCCGCAGCTATTATGATGTTTGGTGGCGGGGATCCTGGGAGAGAGAAGGCGGAGGCTGTACGCTTAACCATGGGGTACACCATATGGATTTGCTGCAGTGGATGATGGGCATGCCGCGGTCCGTCCAGGCCGTTATGAGCAATACGTCCCATCCCAATTCGGAGCTGGAGGATCTCTCCATAGCGGTCTTTGTTTATGATGGAGGCGCTTTGGCGCAAATGACCAGCTCGGTGGTCCATCACGGAGAGGAACGGCAGATGGTTTTTCAGGGAGAGCGGGCAAGGGTGTCAGCGCCTTGGAAGGTTTATGCGTCCCAGGAGCTGGAGGACGGGTTTCCGGTCCGTCATCCGAAGCTGGAGGAAGAGATCGAGCAGTTCGCCGGCGAGTCAGAGACGCTGAAATATGACGCTCATACCGGACAGGTGGACGATGTTTTGACGGCGATCGAGAACGGTTCGCTCAAAGTGCTGATCGACGGTCATGAAGGCCGGAAGACGCTTGAATTGATTACGGCCGTCTATGAAGCCGCGATAACCGGAGGTCGGGTGGAGCTTCCGCTCAGCCCGGACAGCCGCTTCTATACCCGGGAAGGATTTCTGGCGGCAGTATCTGCCTACCCGTTACCGGAGCGTCCAAAGATGTCCGCTCCAAAGGCGTCCGCAATTCCGGCTAATGCTGAGTCAGGAGGAGAAGCGTAA
- a CDS encoding response regulator transcription factor, whose protein sequence is MWRIAIVDDERHVLQGMKRVIPWDELQAEWAWEALNGADGLEMTRLSQPDVIITDIYMPEMNGLDMIERIRQEGYNGKIIILSGYSDFEHARQALRYQVSDYVSKPISVPTLKAILTKVINELSEEEESRLRRLELEQTMVQYKPFIEKEWVRSAAIGTLERNRDGAAYLPEPYTYWTDCSHVTLGIDLVRKDWARTLSVSDWNLFRFAIGNIACEVARQGFPNMEYTELHSTRALLVLHPPSGAGQQEGMTQSLRGLGIQLIDSIKSCLKLEVRIGIGRFKEAWTDIPYSTDEAFQAIELKQERLSPGYELYRYPAEIRTEQPDAAPLLPAKFLYKLAGAVKASQELEAVQLISEYITELKASKDLITKDYVQLLGSELWGIVTYSLYESGLAVEELFSGDQIAKELMSLSEPDQLTEWLSGKIGAIIHDRQWKGSSKHRQIVDFMTRYIHEHYAEDVTLADLSDMVYISRNHLSIIFKNITGETFNTYLTRVRIEKARELLLERKMLVYEVAERVGYKNIPYFSTLFKKITGQNPTELIK, encoded by the coding sequence GTGTGGAGAATCGCGATTGTGGACGATGAACGTCATGTGCTTCAGGGCATGAAGCGGGTCATTCCATGGGATGAACTGCAGGCGGAGTGGGCCTGGGAGGCCTTGAACGGGGCGGATGGACTGGAAATGACCCGTCTCTCGCAGCCGGACGTCATCATTACCGATATTTATATGCCCGAAATGAACGGGCTGGATATGATAGAGCGGATCAGACAGGAAGGTTATAACGGCAAGATTATTATTTTAAGCGGTTATTCGGATTTCGAGCATGCCAGACAGGCGCTGAGGTATCAGGTCAGCGATTACGTCTCCAAGCCGATCAGCGTGCCGACTCTGAAAGCCATATTAACCAAAGTCATCAACGAGCTGTCGGAGGAGGAAGAGAGCCGGTTAAGACGGCTGGAGCTGGAGCAGACGATGGTCCAATACAAACCGTTTATCGAAAAAGAATGGGTCCGTTCTGCCGCAATCGGAACTTTGGAGAGGAACCGGGACGGAGCGGCTTATTTGCCGGAACCGTATACTTACTGGACCGACTGCAGCCATGTTACCCTCGGCATTGATCTGGTGCGCAAGGATTGGGCGCGGACTTTGTCCGTATCCGATTGGAATTTGTTCCGGTTTGCAATCGGGAACATTGCCTGCGAGGTCGCACGTCAAGGGTTCCCGAACATGGAATATACGGAGCTGCACAGCACCCGGGCTTTGCTTGTGCTTCACCCGCCAAGCGGGGCCGGGCAGCAGGAAGGTATGACGCAAAGTCTGAGGGGGCTCGGCATACAGCTGATCGACAGCATCAAAAGCTGTCTCAAGCTGGAGGTCCGCATCGGCATCGGGAGATTCAAAGAAGCTTGGACGGATATTCCTTATTCTACGGACGAAGCTTTCCAGGCTATCGAACTAAAGCAGGAGCGGTTAAGCCCGGGTTATGAGCTGTACAGGTATCCGGCGGAGATCCGGACGGAGCAGCCGGATGCGGCCCCGTTGCTGCCGGCGAAGTTTCTGTACAAACTGGCAGGGGCGGTTAAAGCTTCCCAGGAGCTGGAGGCCGTCCAGCTGATCAGCGAATATATTACCGAGCTTAAAGCCAGCAAAGACTTGATTACGAAGGACTATGTGCAGCTTCTGGGCAGCGAGCTTTGGGGGATCGTGACTTATTCCTTGTACGAGTCGGGACTGGCGGTGGAGGAGCTGTTCTCCGGCGACCAAATCGCCAAGGAGCTGATGAGTCTGTCCGAGCCCGATCAATTGACGGAATGGCTGTCCGGCAAAATCGGCGCCATCATCCACGACCGGCAGTGGAAGGGCAGCAGCAAACACCGGCAAATCGTGGATTTCATGACCCGTTACATCCATGAGCATTATGCGGAGGATGTGACGCTGGCCGATTTGTCCGATATGGTGTACATTTCGCGCAACCACCTGTCGATTATTTTTAAAAATATTACGGGCGAGACCTTCAACACGTATCTGACCCGGGTGCGGATCGAGAAAGCGCGGGAGCTGCTCTTGGAACGGAAGATGCTGGTCTATGAGGTGGCCGAACGGGTCGGCTACAAAAACATCCCGTATTTCAGCACGCTGTTCAAAAAGATTACGGGGCAGAATCCTACTGAACTTATTAAATAA